From the Herpetosiphonaceae bacterium genome, one window contains:
- the gndA gene encoding NADP-dependent phosphogluconate dehydrogenase yields the protein MTQADIGVVGLAVMGQNLARNIASRGNRVAVYNRTYARTEALMRAHPDANLIPAADLPVFVASLKRPRRIILMVQAGAPVDAVIGEIQPLLEPGDILLDGGNSFFQDTERRTRDLEATGLRFLGVGISGGEEGALHGPSIMPGGPRAAYDEVAPILTAIAARAPDGTPCVSYLGPGGAGHYVKMVHNGIEYGDMQLIAEIYDLLRRGASLTADELADVFAEWSRGELSSFLIDITAEIFRTRDAETEQPLVDLVLDTAAQKGTGKWTSQNSFDLGIPIPTINAAVEARMLSALKPERVAAADALSGPTTTYTGERSALIAAARAALYASKICAYAQGMALLRAASAEYSYQLDLAAVAALWRAGCIIRARFLDDVTRAFRAAPDLPNLLLDEQFAAAIQERDAPWREALRTATELGIPTPALSSALAYYDSYRAARLPANLIQAQRDYFGAHTYQRIDRPGTFHSVWTER from the coding sequence ATGACTCAAGCCGACATTGGTGTGGTGGGGCTGGCGGTGATGGGCCAGAACTTAGCGCGCAATATCGCCAGCCGGGGCAATCGTGTCGCCGTGTATAACCGTACCTACGCGCGCACCGAAGCCCTGATGCGCGCGCATCCCGATGCGAACCTGATTCCGGCAGCCGATCTGCCCGTGTTCGTCGCATCGCTCAAGCGGCCACGGCGGATCATCCTGATGGTCCAGGCGGGAGCGCCCGTGGATGCCGTGATTGGCGAGATCCAGCCACTGCTGGAGCCGGGCGACATTCTGCTCGACGGCGGTAACTCGTTTTTTCAGGATACCGAGCGCCGCACCCGCGATCTCGAGGCGACCGGCCTGCGCTTTTTGGGCGTTGGCATCTCCGGCGGCGAGGAGGGCGCGCTGCACGGTCCCAGCATCATGCCGGGCGGTCCCCGCGCGGCCTACGACGAGGTTGCGCCGATCCTGACGGCGATTGCGGCGCGCGCCCCCGACGGCACGCCCTGCGTCTCCTACCTGGGACCGGGCGGCGCCGGGCACTATGTCAAAATGGTCCACAACGGGATCGAGTACGGCGATATGCAGCTCATCGCCGAGATCTACGATCTGCTGCGGCGCGGCGCGAGCCTGACCGCCGACGAGCTGGCCGATGTGTTCGCTGAGTGGAGCCGGGGCGAGCTTAGCTCGTTTCTGATCGACATCACCGCCGAGATCTTTCGCACCCGCGATGCGGAGACGGAGCAGCCGCTGGTTGATCTGGTGCTCGATACCGCCGCGCAGAAAGGCACCGGCAAGTGGACCTCGCAGAACAGCTTTGATCTGGGCATTCCGATCCCGACGATCAACGCCGCGGTCGAGGCGCGTATGCTGTCCGCGCTGAAACCGGAGCGGGTCGCCGCTGCCGACGCGCTCTCCGGTCCAACGACGACCTACACGGGCGAGCGGTCGGCGCTGATCGCGGCGGCGCGGGCGGCGCTCTATGCCTCCAAGATCTGCGCCTATGCTCAGGGCATGGCCTTGCTGCGCGCGGCCTCCGCCGAGTACAGCTATCAGCTCGATCTGGCCGCTGTCGCCGCGCTGTGGCGCGCAGGCTGCATCATTCGCGCGCGCTTTCTGGACGATGTGACCCGCGCGTTTCGCGCCGCGCCCGACCTGCCGAATCTGCTGCTGGACGAGCAGTTCGCGGCGGCGATTCAGGAGCGCGATGCTCCCTGGCGCGAGGCGCTGCGCACCGCGACCGAGCTAGGCATTCCCACGCCCGCGCTCAGCTCTGCGCTGGCCTACTACGACTCGTATCGCGCGGCGCGGCTACCGGCGAACCTCATTCAGGCGCAGCGCGATTACTTCGGCGCGCACACCTACCAGCGCATCGACCGGCCCGGAACCTTCCATAGCGTCTGGACGGAACGCTGA